The genome window AAAGAAACTGAATTAATTCATTATGTCGTTGGAGTCATAATTCGAGCATATATATCAAAAGCTGTCATTgttcatgaaataaaataagcttaatttaatagatataaaattcttattaaaaaaaaaaggctacATGTCCATAATAAGGTATACGTACATCATCTAAGAGCAAACCCTTGACAAAATGGCGACGTAGATGTTGGTAGTCAAAATTGTCAGTAAACAGGCTGAGTACTTCTGGGGAGCATATGTCTATATAACAATCCTGCATAACATAAACATGATTTAGTCTTACCTTTCTTTTGACATGATGCCATTCCTGCATTTATCAATTACTAACAAGATATACAAAGGTAGGAGCCAGATGCACAATATTTCCTATTGTAGCTGTCGGTGTCCAACACATTCTGAAATGTGAAGATGTGTctgatttttaaaaagttttccAACACACTCgaacatatttttataagcTTTAGACCCTTCAATGCAAAATGCAACAAAAAGCCATCGTGGAAAGACTAATTGGAGAATTTGTAATATCCCCTGTCCCTATCTCGTGTTTGGACCACTTGTCCTCTTCATGTTACATTTTTTGTTAGCAATGCAATTTGCTTCTTATCATGAAAAATTATAACTCAAGATGTAACAGTGACAACAACAATAAACAAGATAAGCACTTgaagttaaattaaataaccTGCAAGTCGTTATGAAGTGACACGGAAGGATTATCCATTAGCAATGACTTGTCCAGATGTATAATTCCTTTTGAATCGTCAGCCCTATCCTCATAGTATAAGAGCTGCTTAGAATTATGATCAATTGCCATAAACAGTTCATCAGTGCCAAGCCGAGATTGGTGTGTGATTGGAGAAGGCTTTGACCGTTTGACAACCATAGTCATTACGGCATTActatctttcttctttctatctTTGTGTTCTTGAAGAGCTTGCGTAAGTGGCATGTTGCTTACGGTGTCTCCAGTGATAAGTACAAAATCACCATGTATCTTCAAAAGGGTAAATTTAGAGGTATTATAAGACACCTGAGTGAAACAACCTATACAAACTGGATTGCACAATGAATCACTCATAAAGGTTATGAAAGTGCAAAGTCACTCATTATGACAGTTTTTTGGCActgtaaataaaatttataatgtaGTGTGGTAAATGAAAAAGTGACAGTagaaagtttctttttctctttaggAATTTGCCCTCTTGATCATCTTAACAGCATTAAGG of Cucurbita pepo subsp. pepo cultivar mu-cu-16 unplaced genomic scaffold, ASM280686v2 Cp4.1_scaffold000775, whole genome shotgun sequence contains these proteins:
- the LOC111785817 gene encoding translation initiation factor eIF-2B subunit epsilon-like, whose translation is MGAQRKGASRVSEDSEELARVSLQAVLLADSFTTKFRPITLERPKVLLPLVNVPMINYALSWLESAGVEEVFVFCCANSKQVIDYLENSEWVSLPDFAVTTIESHNSISAGDALRLIYERNVIHGDFVLITGDTVSNMPLTQALQEHKDRKKKDSNAVMTMVVKRSKPSPITHQSRLGTDELFMAIDHNSKQLLYYEDRADDSKGIIHLDKSLLMDNPSVSLHNDLQDCYIDICSPEVLSLFTDNFDYQHLRRHFVKGLLLDDVRIPYYGHVAFFF